One segment of Myotis daubentonii chromosome 11, mMyoDau2.1, whole genome shotgun sequence DNA contains the following:
- the LOC132212803 gene encoding olfactory receptor 2K2, with the protein MPGENLTTWSFFFLEGLSKYPKLEIVLFVFSLVMYLVTLLGNSTLILITILDSRLQTPMYFFLGNLSFMDICYTSASIPTLLVNLLSSQKTIVFSGCAVQMYLSLAMGSTECVLLAVMAYDRYVAICSPLRYPLLMNRQVCVQLATVSWMTGCLTALLETSFALRMPLCGNLIDHFTCEILAVLKLACASSLLMDMTMLAVSVLLLPIPMLLICISYVFILSTILRISSAEGRNKAFSTCGAHLTVVVMFYGAALSMYLNPSSSGSRQIDKIISLLYGVLTPMLNPIIYSLRNKEVKDAMKKLQDKISHQTHERI; encoded by the coding sequence ATGCCAGGAGAAAACCTCACCACTTGGAGCTTTTTCTTCCTGGAGGGTTTGTCTAAATATCCAAAGTTGGAGATCGTTCTCTTCGTCTTCAGCCTTGTGATGTATCTGGTCACCCTCTTGGGAAACAGCACTCTTATTTTAATCACCATCCTGGATTCCCGCCTTCAAACCCCCATGTACTTTTTCCTTGGGAACCTCTCTTTCATGGATATCTGTTACACATCtgcttctattcccactttgctggtGAACCTGCTGTCCTCCCAGAAAACCATTGTCTTTTCTGGGTGTGCTGTACAGATGTATCTGTCCCTTGCCATGGGCTCCACGGAGTGCGTGCTCCTGGCCGTGATGGCGTATGACCGTTATGTGGCCATTTGCAGCCCACTGAGATACCCCCTCCTCATGAACAGGCAGGTCTGTGTGCAGTTGGCCACCGTGTCCTGGATGACCGGCTGCCTGACCGCCCTGCTGGAAACCAGTTTTGCTCTGCGGATGCCCCTGTGCGGGAATCTCATCGACCACTTCACCTGCGAGATCCTGGCGGTGCTGAAGTTGGCCTGCGCCAGTTCCCTGCTCATGGACATGACCATGCTGGCGGTCAGTGTACTTCTCCTGCCCATCCCAATGctcttaatttgcatctcttaTGTCTTCATCCTGTCCACGATTCTGAGAATCAGCTCCGCAGAGGGGAGAAACAAGGCGTTTTCTACCTGTGGGGCCCACTTGACTGTGGTGGTCATGTTTTACGGGGCCGCCCTCTCCATGTACCTAAACCCTTCTTCATCCGGCTCCCGACAGATAGACAAAATCATCTCTTTGCTGTATGGCGTGCTCACCCCTATGTTGAACCCCATAATTTACAGTTTAAGAAACAAGGAAGTCAAAGATGCTATGAAAAAGCTGCAGGACAAAATATCGCATCAAACACATGAAAGGATCTGA